One Glycine max cultivar Williams 82 chromosome 8, Glycine_max_v4.0, whole genome shotgun sequence genomic window, GAGTCGGTAAAGGAGCAAGTGATTAACTGAACCTaatagcaataaaaaaaaataaaaaaaaacgtcttttttttaataaaaaaaagtaaaaaatgttgTAGCAGGAGAATCGTTCAATAACAAGATTTTTCGAGACACGTTTGTAATCGGCGCAGGGAAAGGAATCGAAAAAATAGAGCAATGAAGAAGCTGTCAAGGAAGTTGCGCAATGAAGAAGACAAAAACTTGTCTCTTCCGGTTCACGATGGAGACTCTCGTCCCTTGGACCCTCAAGGTACGATCGATCTTCCTCAACTATTTTCGATTacacaaaattaaaagttttcattttgtttcataAATTCGAATTGGGTCATCTAATTAATGAAGATTTAGATTCTGATGCACAGAGCAAGAAGAGCTGGTTCGTTCTCTAGAAAGGAGTCAAGCTCAGCAGAGTCGCTTATGGAGGGTAcatacacaacacaacacaacattgATATTGGGCTCATCATGTTAACAccttagttttattttgttttttgctgTTGTTAAATAGAGGGTATTTGCTGCTCTATTCTTCTGTTACATCGTGTTCCTTATGTACTCCATCGTCAATCAGGCTTCCTCTCCGTGGGAACTGGTATGTTTCAAATTATATTGAAGAAGCCTTATTTATCTTGTAACGAATGGTCTCTCTACTCTACTTTAGCTTGCATGTAAGCGTTTTGTTGTTAGtgcaattcttttattttattaccagAAAGCTGAGTCTTAAGGTTGCATTTGATTTAGTGCTTTTGCTATGTGGAAAGCCTGTGTTTTACTCTTTTCCAGTTTTATTACATTGAAATATTCATTagctctttttttaataattattttctgaattttatAGCATTGAATATGCTGTGCCTTTTGTTATTCTTGATAAACAGCGGTATCACGCTTACTTCATGGAGGAGATCTACTCATGGATGATTATATCTGCAGGTTCACTTCTTTTGTCAGGATTCTGCTTCCTATTTTATGTTGTGAACTTTTTCCTTCATTCTTATTGTATTAGTTGTGGGATTTTAGTCCCTTTATATTCTGTTTGCACCCTTTGCCCTCATTATCTGCTTGTTATCCACATATCACAAATTATGAGGACCATTTCTGTAAACTTATTTAATTGAATAACTTCAACAGACTGGGTGGCTGTTTTAGCATGCTCATTTGCCATCATAGGATTGCTTCATGAGTCGGTGCATCGCAGGAGATGGATCCATTACTCCTGGTACACTGGCGTTATTCTGGCAATCTTCTGGCTATATTACATGTTGAGGTACAGTTACTAGATAAGCTGATAACCACTGATTGAAGCATTTTATATGCTCCATACAGGATTCTGCGTATTGGTAAATATAGAGTGAAATGAAACATATTATAAAACTCTGGACATTGGTATTCGGTTTGGATTTTCTAGCTACTCAATCTAGAGGCTCTACTATTGGGCCCAAATAAATAAAGCGgataaacaataaaagaaacttGTACACAGTAGTAGTGGGAAGGAGGAACAAACAAATGTTTACAACTGCTTCATGCACACTCTTCGGTTTTGTTTTCTGCTATCTGTAGGTGCTTCTCATCTTTTactgttaaataataataatttttttggtaggTTGCCGAAGTTCCGTTGGGATGTTATATGGCTACCATTTGGTCCTCTTGGGTAGGCCATACCTCACATctgctttttttgttttgttttattttgtgggCATTAACTAAATAAGTGCATGGCTTTGTTACTATGCTGCAGTGCATCTGCAATCTGCCTCTATGTGGATCATTTACTAACTGAGTCATCAGAAGAGGTAAGAAAGCTTCGTGGATACATGTATACCTCCAAAGCAAGCTAGAAAGATGTTATGCCTAAGTGATGGAGGAATGTACATGAGAAGCATTTTGGAGCATAATGACCAGATAAATTGTAAACTATTTTCCGTCTATCATATGGATTGAGCCTAATATCTTTGTCAGCCAACAGCTCAAACCAGAGATGATTTCTTTTTTGGATTCAGTTACTCTTTTTTCGTATTTCCTTTGGTTGGATAAAAGCAGTTGAAGATAGGAAAGTCACTAAGATTAGAGACCAGCTACTAGGTGACGTTTGGAGGTAATAGCATTTGTTTTTGTGCGAATAAGTTAGTAGCAGTTTTAGATCCTGTACATGAGAATAGTTTAGCATTTACTGGTTAGCGAGTAAATCACTTATCTATCAATGTTTCAATGAATAAGTAGCATTTGCTTTTGGAAATATTCCGTTGAGACGTGTATTATTTTTCTACCACTTGAGGGTGttcatatttcataaaattCTCCCTTTATACTACTTTTTAGATAttctataattatattattttatttaatttcaataaaatatttaccttttaataaaacaaattatgtgAATGCAAAATTACAGTGCAGAATATTTTTGTGATACACGGTGTGAAATTCGATATTTTAATGTTCAGATTACAAAGGTGTATTTAGATGACGTACAAGGATAATTTGTATACTAACAATGAACGAAGTTCTGTAAAATGCATAATCCAGGTTGACATAGCTTGTGTTTGTTTGCTGGATCGATTCGTGCATCCAATTAGGGAAAATGTAGAAGCACCTCGATTCAATTTTGTCAAACGTAGAAGCACCTCG contains:
- the LOC100804066 gene encoding uncharacterized protein LOC100804066, encoding MKKLSRKLRNEEDKNLSLPVHDGDSRPLDPQEQEELVRSLERSQAQQSRLWRRVFAALFFCYIVFLMYSIVNQASSPWELRYHAYFMEEIYSWMIISADWVAVLACSFAIIGLLHESVHRRRWIHYSWYTGVILAIFWLYYMLRLPKFRWDVIWLPFGPLGASAICLYVDHLLTESSEEVRKLRGYMYTSKAS